TTCTTCTTATGTTTATTATGGCTATTGCCATAGCCCTCGCGGGGTATCTCTACACCACGTTTTACTCTTCTCTGCAGTATACCTACATAGCGCTGACCCAGGCCTACATCTACCCGACCTCCGCGGGGGCTGAGGTGAAGATATGCTTCATGGTCGGGGGCGCCGGCGGCCTCTCCATCTCGGGGGTTGAGCTAGACGGCAGGCTATCGCCCAGCGTGAGAGTCTACGTGAGAGGTGTGGAGAGGGACGTGGTAAAGGCGGGTGACGTGGGGTATATAAAGGCCGAGTTCCCCGGCGTCACGGTGGCGCCCGGCTGGATGCCCACGGGACGCGTCGTGACGAGACAGGGGTTCAGCTTCTTTTTCACACCCGCAGTCTCGCAGTCGGAGGGCCGTTGCCCCGGGGAGTAGTTTTAATACAAGCCCCTTTTTCCACCCTATGTCTCTTTCCCCAGAGGACTTGGCTAAGCTTGTCCTCGTCTCTAGTCCAGACGTCGGCGGCGGCCGGGTTCTCTTCACGGTGACGAGGGTAAGTCTAGAGCTGGATAGGTACGAGTCTTCTATCTGGGTCTGCGAGGGGGGCTTCTGCAGGTCTGTCTTGCCGGGGCCGTTCGACTTGGCGGCTAAGGCATCTCCAGACGGGGTGCGTGTCGCCTTCCTCTCCCGGAGGGGGTTTGGGGAAAAGGAGAGGGGCGTCGCGCTGTGGGTCTCGGAGTGGGGTGGGGAGCCTAGGCAGTTGGCGAAGTTTCTGGGGGTTCTAGACTTCGCGTGGGGGCCCGACGGCGGCGCCTTGGCCGTGGTGGCGTATGAGGGCGCTCTTGAAAGCGACGTTAAGCATGTGGAGAGGTTGCCTGTGTGGATAAATGACTTTGGCTTCGCATACAACGTCGCCAGCCATCTCTACATCGTGGATGCCTTCAGCGGCGCCGTGGAGAGGCTGACTGAGGGGGACGTGAGGGTGTTGAGGGCTGGGTGGAGCCCCGACGGAAGGAGGATAGCGTACGTGGTGGCCCGTGACTGGAGGAGGCCTCATATACAAGACGTGGTTGTCCTCGACTTGAAGACAGGGGAGCAGGCGGTGGCGGCTTCGGGGTTCTCCTCTGTGTCTGAAGTTGCGTGGGGCCCCGACGGGAGGCGAATAGCATTCACAGGACATCTGAGGCCTAGGGGGCTGTCATCCCACTCCAGGGTGTGGGTAGTGGAGGAGGGTGGGGAGCCGGTGTGCGTCACCTGCGGCTTTAGGTATGGGGTTGGCAACGGGGTTAACAGCGACGCGAGGGGGCCTAGCTACGCGAGGTCTCTCTACTGGGCTGGGGACTCCGTGCTGTTCCAGGCCACTGTCGGGGGGACAGTTGGGGTTTTCCGCGCAGAGCTCAGCGGCGAGGTGTCCCCGGTCCTCACGCCTAGGGGGGTTGTGGACGAGTTCGCGCCGCTGGGAGGCAGCGTTGTATACACCTACATGGAAGCGGACAGGCCTAAGGAGCTGTACTACTGGGACGGATCCGAGGCCCGTAGGTTAACCCGCTTTAACGATTTCGTTTTGGAGAGGTGGCGCCTCAGAAAGCCCAGTAGGTTTGTGGTCAAGGCGAGCGATGGGGAGGAGGTGGAGGGGTGGGTGCTGTTGCCGGATGGCCCCGGCCCGCATAAGTGGGTGTTGTACATACATGGAGGGCCCAAGACGGCATACGGGGAGGGTTTTATGTTCGAGTTTCACCTACTGGCCTCGCGGGGGTACGCCGTGGTCTTTTCAAACCCCAGGGGGAGTGACGGCTACAGCGAAGAGTTTGCAGACATTAGGTGTAGATACGGCGAGAGAGATTTCCAGGACTTGATGGAGGTGGTGGAGCACGTGGTTAGGAACTACCCTCTTGATCCAAATAGGTCGGCGGTGGCTGGCGGGTCTTACGGCGGCTTTATGACCAACTGGATAATTACCCACGTGGATAAGTTCAGAGCCGCGGTGACCCAGCGCTCTATCTGCGACTGGGTGTCTATGTACGGCACCACCGACATCGGGTGGTACTTCGTGGAGGATCAGTTGTGCTGTACCCCGTGGAGAAGCCGCGAGCTCTGTATAAAGAAGAGCCCGCTGTATCTAGCGGATAGGGTCAAGACGCCGACTTTGATTATCCACTCCATAGAGGACTACAGAACGTGGCTTGACCAGGGGATTCTCTTCTTCACGGCGCTTAAGCTACACGGAGTGGATGCGAGGCTGGTCCTCTTCCCCGAGGAGAGCCACGAGTTGACCCGGAAGG
The sequence above is drawn from the Pyrobaculum ferrireducens genome and encodes:
- a CDS encoding S9 family peptidase, with the translated sequence MSLSPEDLAKLVLVSSPDVGGGRVLFTVTRVSLELDRYESSIWVCEGGFCRSVLPGPFDLAAKASPDGVRVAFLSRRGFGEKERGVALWVSEWGGEPRQLAKFLGVLDFAWGPDGGALAVVAYEGALESDVKHVERLPVWINDFGFAYNVASHLYIVDAFSGAVERLTEGDVRVLRAGWSPDGRRIAYVVARDWRRPHIQDVVVLDLKTGEQAVAASGFSSVSEVAWGPDGRRIAFTGHLRPRGLSSHSRVWVVEEGGEPVCVTCGFRYGVGNGVNSDARGPSYARSLYWAGDSVLFQATVGGTVGVFRAELSGEVSPVLTPRGVVDEFAPLGGSVVYTYMEADRPKELYYWDGSEARRLTRFNDFVLERWRLRKPSRFVVKASDGEEVEGWVLLPDGPGPHKWVLYIHGGPKTAYGEGFMFEFHLLASRGYAVVFSNPRGSDGYSEEFADIRCRYGERDFQDLMEVVEHVVRNYPLDPNRSAVAGGSYGGFMTNWIITHVDKFRAAVTQRSICDWVSMYGTTDIGWYFVEDQLCCTPWRSRELCIKKSPLYLADRVKTPTLIIHSIEDYRTWLDQGILFFTALKLHGVDARLVLFPEESHELTRKGKPRHRVENFKEILNWLDRYV